Proteins encoded in a region of the Nicotiana tomentosiformis chromosome 9, ASM39032v3, whole genome shotgun sequence genome:
- the LOC108945411 gene encoding uncharacterized mitochondrial protein AtMg00810-like has protein sequence MAFSVQKLSQFMQKPKSSHMEVAQRVVRYVKGKLGQACPLTRKSVAGFFIKYDDSLVFWKSKKQNIISGSPVESEYKSIASTETELIWILGLFKDIGVAVDLSVNIHTDSNT, from the exons ATGGCTTTTAGTGTTCAGAAACTAAGTCAATTTATGCAGAAACCAAAGAGTTCCCATATGGAAGTTGCACAAAGAGTAGTCAGATATGTGAAGGGGAAGCTTGGACAAG CCTGCCCTCTCACTAGAAAATCAGTAGCTGGCTTCTTTATCAAGTACGATGACTCCTTAGTGTTCTGGAAGTCAAAGAAGCAAAATATTATCTCCGGGAGCCCTGTAGAATCAGAGTACAAAAGCATTGCATCAACTGAGACAGAGTTGATTTGGATACTTGGTTTGTTCAAGGATATTGGGGTAGCAGTTGATCTTTCTGTGAACATTCACACAGATAGTAACACATAA